ATGGCGGGCATATCTTCTACGTGGGCTATCAAGCCATGTATGGCGACAGTGCGTTCCCGCGGGTCTTCGCCAACATCACGCCACTGGGTAACGAGGTGCCCACCTACGAGTTCGCCTACACCGACGAACGCTCCTGGCAAGTGCGGTACGACTATGACTTTGTGGCGCTGGGCATTCCGGGGCTGACCAGCACGGTGCGCTATATCACCGGCAATAACGTGACCACCGGCGCCGGCTACGAAGGCCGTGACCGCGAGCGTGACCTGGACATCGGTTATGTGGTGCAAAGCGGCACGTTGAGCGGCCTGGGTATTCGGGTACGTAACGTCATGGCCCGTTCGAACTACCGCAGCGATATCGATGAGAACCGGTTGATCCTCAGTTACACCTGGAAGCTGCTTTAAACGCCGCCCTGGCACGTACCCATGACCTGGTAGTTGACGGTATGGCGGGCGCCCTGGCTGTCGAGGTAAACCATCGTCGCCGGCTCTACCTGGCAACTGCCGGGCACGGGTGAGATTGAAACGATGCGCTGGATATCCGGCGCATCATTGCTGCCAGCCGCCAGGGCGCCGGTGGCGGTGAAGAGCAGGATCAGGCTGAACCATTTGATATTCATGATGAGTCCCTCTGTGAGTAGGCTTCATTTTAGTGATTGGCGCAGCGGGATAAAGACAGGAACAGGTGAATGATTCATACGTATTGCGTAGCAATCAAGGGGCAACGCTGATGGACCTGCTCAATGGCATGCGAGTGTTTGCCCGGGTTGTCGACACTGGCAGTTTTGCCGCCGCGGCCGAGGCACTGGAAGTGTCCGGGGCGCAGGTGTCGCGATTGATTGGCGAGCTGGAAAAACACCTTGAGACCCGCCTGTTGCAGCGCACCACAAGGCGCCTGAGCCTGACTGATTCCGGCGAGCGGTTCCTGCTGCGCTGCCGCGACATTCTTGAAGACGTGAGGGAAGCCACGGCCGAGGCCAGCGGCGCGCACCTCAACCCTCGCGGGCGGTTGCGGGTGCATTGCATGAGCGGGTTGGGAGTATTGATCACGCCATTGATTGCCCGCTACAGCGAGCAATACCCGGATGTATGCATGGAGTTGACCTTGTCACAGCACAACCCGGACCCGCTGGAAGAAGGCCACGACGTGGTGATCTCCATCGCCCATTCGTTGCCGGATTCGGCGTTGGTCAGCCAGACGATCGGGCAGTTGTTCAGTGTGCCCTGTGCGGCTCCGGGATACCTGGCCAGGTACGGCGTGCCCAAGCATCCGCAACAGTTGATGCAGCATCGACGGTTGCATCTGCAGGACTTCCAGGAGGATGCGTGGTTGTTCACGGGGGGAGAGGGCGAGGTTGCGATTTCGCCGGGTGACACCTTCAGGACCAATGTCGCGGATGCGATGGTCAAGGCGACGCAGGAGGGCATGGGCATCAGTTTATTGCCGTTTTTCAGCGCAAGCGCGGCGTTGCGCGAGGGCTCGTTGGTGCGGTTGTTGCCCGCCTATCGGCTACGGGAGCGGAGCATTTTCGCGGTGTATCCATCGAGGCGCTTTCTGGATGCCAAGGTACGCACGTGGGTGGCGTTTTTGCAGGTGCAACTGCCGGTGTTGTTGGCGGAGCAGGTGAAAGTGATTGAGGCGCCCCGAGGCTAACGTTGCAGTACTGCGGATGTAACCGAGCCCTGTTGGCCACGCGGGCGAGCGGTGCCGGCGGGCGCGTGGAAACAAACTCCTCTTCAGACTAATAGGAATAGGCAAACTTCCTGGATTTACCGGCATAGGTCGACGGCGATTACCTGACTACCATGGGTGCACGTCAACCGAGAGGCATCTCCCATGAGTATTCACAAAACCCTGTTCATCACCGGTATCAGCAGCGGCTTTGGCAAGGCGCTGGCGGCAGAGGCGTTGGCTGCCGGCCACCGCGTCATCGGTACCGTGCGTAACCAGGACGCGTTGCAAGCGTTTGAAGCGTTGTCCGCGGAACGTGCCCATGGGGTGATCCTGGATGTCACCGACTTTGAGCGGATTGACAGCATGGTCGCCGAGACCGAGACCCGCTTCGGCCCGGTGGACGTCCTGGTAAACAACGCAGGTTACGGCCACGAGGGCATTTTCGAAGAGTCGCCGCTGGAAGACATGCGTCGTCAGTTCGACGTCAACGTGTTCGGCGCCGTGGCCGTGACCAAGGCCTTCGTGCCGTACTTCCGCCAGCGCCGCAGCGGGCACATCATCAACATCACGTCGATGGGCGGCACGATTACCATGCCGGGTATCGCCTATTACTGCGCCAGCAAGTTCGCACTGGAAGGCATCTCCGACACCTTGAGTAAAGAACTCAAGCCGTTGAATATTTTTGTCACCGCTGTAGCCCCCGGCTCGTTTCGCACCGATTGGGCCGGCCGCTCGATGCAGCGTACGCCCCGCAGCATTGCCGACTACGATGCCAGCTTTGACCCGGTGCGCCAGGCGCGGGAAGAGAAAAGCGGCCACCAATTGGGCGACCCGCAAAAAGCCGCACAAGCGATGTTGACGCTGATCGCCTGCGCCAACCCACCTGCGCACCTGCTGCTGGGCAGTGATGCGTTGGGTTATGTGCGGGAAAAGCTGGTGCAATCCCTGCGGGATATCGATCAGTGGGAGGCGCTGACGCGGTCTACGGATGGTTAAGCGGTGAGTCAGAGGCTATCGGGGTCCCCGTTCGACAGTGGGTGATCTTTGATGGCCATGACGTGTTTATCTGCGGGGTAGTCCTGCCGTCGACCATGCGCGCTGTTGCCCCTTCTAGTGCATACGCATGTGGGGGATTGAGGGCGCTTAACCTGTGGCTTTTAGAGTGAGCCGGTCATTAAGCCAACGAAATAGCCTCAATTTAATGCCAATTATTGTTGAGGTTTACGCAACAAAAGTGCGCAGCAGGTAACCCTGATGTGCACGATTGTGTAGCGTGGTAGCACATTCGAGCCTGCTTGGGGTATCCCACAAAAACCTCATCAGTCAGCTAAATGACTGAACCGGCATGAGTGCGATTTTTTAAGTCAGGCGCAACAACCTCGCTCAACTACCCGCCAAGGCCAGTGTCACCCGCAGCGTAGCCGTCGCTCAGGTATGCCCGTTTGACTGGACACCGGTGGGCAACCGGTCATATCAACGAAAAACCAGTCAGTGGCATATGCGCTGCACACTTATTCGGTCATCAAGTCTTCACCGGAATAGGCGAGCTTATGACGAAAACATTCCCCAACCACACGGTTGTCTACGACGTCGTCGTTATCGGCGGCGGCGTTGTGGGATGCGCAATGGCAAGGCGTTTTACGCTCGAGGGCGCGCGCGTCCTGCTGCTTGAAAAAAGCCCCGATATCTTGTCCGGGGCAAGTAAAGGCAACAGCGCAATTTTGCACACCGGCTTTGACGCGCCACGCGCAAGTTTGGAGCTTGCGTGCATGCAGGCCGGGTACCAGGAGTACCTGCAGATCTACCGGAAGATGGGATTGCCGCTGCTTGAGACCGGGGCGATGGTGGTGGCATGGAACGAGGATGACCTGGGCAAGTTGGAGGGGATTATTCAACAAGCCCATGACAATGGTGTCGCGGATGCGCAGTTCATTGATCGCGCGGGGGTCATGGCGCTTGAGCCTGATCTTGCGTCCACGGCCCTCGGTGCGGTGAAAGTGCCCGGCGAGTTTCTGATCGATCCGTGGTCTGCGCCCTTGGGCTATCTGCTGCAAGCGATGTTGCACGGTGCCCAGGTCCAATTTAATGCGCAGGTGAACAACGGCCACTTCGACGGCGACACGTGGTCGCTGACCACGACTGCCGGTGCGGTGAGGGCGCGCACCGTGATCAATTGCGCGGGGTTGTTCGGTGATCACCTTGAGCGCGACCTGCTCGGCCAATCCAGCTTCTCTATCCACCCGCGTAAAGGCCAGTTCGTGGTCTTTGACAAGGCGGCTTCACGCTATTTGAACAACATCATTTTGCCGGTGCCGAACGAGCGTACCAAAGGCATTGTGTTGACGAAAACGGTGTACGGCAATTTGCTCGTGGGCCCAACCGCAGAAGAACAGGACGACCGCCTTCATGCAGGGCTCGACAGCGCGGTCCTGCAGCAACTGGTAGACGCCGCGGTGCAGCGGATTCCCGCGCTGGAGGGCATGCCGGTGACGGCCACGTATGCCGCCTTACGCCCTGCCAGTGACAAAAAGGAATACCGGATACACACAGTCCCCGGTAAAAACTGGATCACCGTGGGCGGTATCCGGTCCACCGGCCTGACCGCAGCACTGGGCATCGCCCGGCACGTGTTCAGCCTGTACGAGGCCCGTCACACGCCGCTGACCGCGCAAAGCCTGCAGTGGCCGACGCTGCCCAATCTTGCCGAGCATTTACCGCGTGATTACCAGACACCCGGCTATGGGGAGATCATTTGCCACTGCGAAATGGTCACGCTCAGGGAGATCAACGCGGCACTGGCCAGCACGTTGCCGCCGGGCGACCTGGGTGGGCTGAAGCGCCGCACGCGAGCCTGCATGGGGCGTTGCCAGGGCTTTTATTGCTCGGCGCGGGTGGCCGAACTGAGTGCCGGCCGCCTGGCTATCCCGCTCGCTACAGGTGCCTGCCATGAAGCCCATTAAGACGGAACACGTCGACGTCGCGATTATCGGCGGCGGGCCATCCGGCCTTGCGGCGGCGGTGCAACTGCGTAGGTTGGGGGTTGAAAAAGTGCTCGTTATCGAGCGCGAACCCGAAGCGGGTGGCATTCCT
This genomic window from Pseudomonas sp. Bout1 contains:
- a CDS encoding DUF2790 domain-containing protein yields the protein MNIKWFSLILLFTATGALAAGSNDAPDIQRIVSISPVPGSCQVEPATMVYLDSQGARHTVNYQVMGTCQGGV
- a CDS encoding LysR family transcriptional regulator, with product MDLLNGMRVFARVVDTGSFAAAAEALEVSGAQVSRLIGELEKHLETRLLQRTTRRLSLTDSGERFLLRCRDILEDVREATAEASGAHLNPRGRLRVHCMSGLGVLITPLIARYSEQYPDVCMELTLSQHNPDPLEEGHDVVISIAHSLPDSALVSQTIGQLFSVPCAAPGYLARYGVPKHPQQLMQHRRLHLQDFQEDAWLFTGGEGEVAISPGDTFRTNVADAMVKATQEGMGISLLPFFSASAALREGSLVRLLPAYRLRERSIFAVYPSRRFLDAKVRTWVAFLQVQLPVLLAEQVKVIEAPRG
- a CDS encoding oxidoreductase, encoding MSIHKTLFITGISSGFGKALAAEALAAGHRVIGTVRNQDALQAFEALSAERAHGVILDVTDFERIDSMVAETETRFGPVDVLVNNAGYGHEGIFEESPLEDMRRQFDVNVFGAVAVTKAFVPYFRQRRSGHIINITSMGGTITMPGIAYYCASKFALEGISDTLSKELKPLNIFVTAVAPGSFRTDWAGRSMQRTPRSIADYDASFDPVRQAREEKSGHQLGDPQKAAQAMLTLIACANPPAHLLLGSDALGYVREKLVQSLRDIDQWEALTRSTDG
- a CDS encoding NAD(P)/FAD-dependent oxidoreductase; the encoded protein is MTKTFPNHTVVYDVVVIGGGVVGCAMARRFTLEGARVLLLEKSPDILSGASKGNSAILHTGFDAPRASLELACMQAGYQEYLQIYRKMGLPLLETGAMVVAWNEDDLGKLEGIIQQAHDNGVADAQFIDRAGVMALEPDLASTALGAVKVPGEFLIDPWSAPLGYLLQAMLHGAQVQFNAQVNNGHFDGDTWSLTTTAGAVRARTVINCAGLFGDHLERDLLGQSSFSIHPRKGQFVVFDKAASRYLNNIILPVPNERTKGIVLTKTVYGNLLVGPTAEEQDDRLHAGLDSAVLQQLVDAAVQRIPALEGMPVTATYAALRPASDKKEYRIHTVPGKNWITVGGIRSTGLTAALGIARHVFSLYEARHTPLTAQSLQWPTLPNLAEHLPRDYQTPGYGEIICHCEMVTLREINAALASTLPPGDLGGLKRRTRACMGRCQGFYCSARVAELSAGRLAIPLATGACHEAH